The DNA segment TATTTTAATGTTCGGCGAAGATATTATCCGCCTATTCGTTGGGCTTTTTACAAAAATTGGAGGTGGTAGCGAAGCATTTCATCTTCCTTCAAGAAGAAAATTTGTTAGTACGTTGGCATTGGGTATTGCGGCAATTCCTTTCGCTTCATTGTTGTACGGTATGTACAAAGGGAAATACAATTATAAAGTTTTAAAGTACGCTTTAGAGTTTGATGATTTACCAGATGCTTTTCACGGTTATACTATTACGCAACTAAGCGACATTCATAGTGGAAGTTTTAACGATGAAGACAAAGTTGCTTACGCAGTAAACTTAGCCAATGAGCAGGAGAGTGATGTAATTCTTTTTACGGGTGATCTTGTTAATAATGTTGCAGATGAAATGAATCGTTGGAAAAAAACTTTTTCAACTTTAAAAGCAAAAGACGGCGTGTTTTCAATACTTGGAAATCACGATTACGGTGATTATGTAAGCTGGGAAACCGAAGTTGCTAAAAAAGAGAATCTTGCGCAATTGAAAGCCCTTCAGAAAGAAATAGGGTGGGATTTATTGTTGAACGAAAATCGAACGCTTACACGAAACGGAGAACAAATTAAATTAATAGGAGTTGAAAATTGGGGAGAGGGAGGATTTAAAAAAGCAGGTGACCTCAATAAGGCTTCCGAAGGCGTTGCTAAAGAAGACTTTAAAATACTTATGAGCCACGATCCATCACACTGGAAAGCTCAAGTAAAAGAAGATGATAGAAATTATCAGCTTACCTTAAGTGGTCACACACATGGCATGCAATTTGGTATTGATATACCTGGATGGATTAAATGGAGTCCGGTGAAATACCGCTATGAAAACTGGGCAGGTATTTATGAAGAATTTGGAAGGTATATAAATGTAAACCGTGGTTTTGGCTTTTTGGGTTACCCAGGAAGAGTTGGAATGTGGCCTGAAATTACGGTTATCCAACTTAAAAAACGAGGTAAAGAAGCATAATCAAAGGGAAATACTATATTTGTAATAGAGGTATTCAAGAAACACGATAAGAAATGTCAAAATTTGGAGAATTAATCGAAACGAAGCTACCAGTCCTACTTGCATTTTTTGCAGATTGGGACGAGGCTTGTAAAGAAATGCACCCAACCTTACGGGATGCAGCCGCTGCGCTTGGTGATAAAGCAAAAGTTGTTAAAATTGATGTAGAAAAAAATCAAGAACTAGCCGAAGCACTTCGCATTAAAGGGCTGCCTACGCTTATGATCTACAAAAATGGCGAAATGAAATGGCGCCAAAGCGGAGAACAAGATGCCAATACACTTATCGGTTTAGTCAAGGAATATATATAGTCCTTCTTACCATAATGCGTTCGCAGTCATTTTGATAAAAATGAAAAACCACATCTTGATAATCACGCCTTACTTTTTATTTTTAAATTAGTACTGCCTACTATTTGATTCAAATATCAACAAATAACATTTTTATGATTTCAGAAATAATAAAAAGCAGACGTTCTGTTTTTCCAATTCAATATAATAATCAACCTATTTCAAAAGAAGAAATTCAGACGATCCTTCAATCGGCCAATTGGGCACCTACCCACAGAAAGACTGAACCATGGCGCTTTAAAATTTTTCATTCTGAAACTGCTAGAAAACAATTAGCTGAATTTTTAGGTAAAACCTATAAAGAGATAGTTGAGAGTCCTTCAGAATTTAAACAAAAAAAGATTGAGGAGAAACCGATGCAATCTGCTTGTGTTATTGCTATTTGTATGCAGCGCGATCCTAAAGAATCAGTACCCGAATGGGAAGAGGTTGCAGCTACAGCGATGGCGGTTCAAAATATGTGGCTCACTGCTCACGATCTAAAAATAGGTGCATATTGGAGCTCCCCAGCACTGAAAGACCATATACATAAATTAGTAGATTTTAATGAAGGAGAACGGTGCTTAGGCTTTTTCTTTATGGGAAAATACGACGAAAATTTACCCGAAGGTGTTAGAAAAACTAGTGTTGAAGAAAAAACAACTTGGTTTTAAAAAAAGGAATCCAAGTTAGTCCAGACTTTATAAACAAATAGCCCTAAATAAACTAGCGTAGCCATAAACTTGATAAAAGTGGAAGCTAAGAATCCAATAAAAGATCCAAATGCAGCTTTCAATGCATGATTACCACGGGTTTGGTTAAATACCACTTCGCCTATAAAAGCGCCAGCAAACGGACCAATTAAGATTCCGAAAGGGATGGGAGCAATAATTCCGACAATTAGACCAATTGTAGTTCCCCACGCTCCAGCTTTACTACCGCCAAACTTTTTAGTACCCATAGCTGGAATTACATAATCCAATACATATAAGCCAATTGCCACAATGCCAGTTATGGTAATAAAAATCCAATCAAATTCAAGGGAAGGTGCGAGATATAAGAGTATTAAGCCCAACCAACTAATGGGTACGCCTGGTAAAACGGGTAGAACACTTCCTAATATGCCAATGAGCATACACACCAATCCCAAAACAAGTAAAATGACATCCATACAATCAATTAGACACTAAAAATAAGGAAGTGTTACAACTTTATAACTAAAAAATTAGTTTAAACTAAACATTTAGTTTATATTTGAAATATCAATTGTAATATTATGAAGCAACTTACAAAAGCAGAAGAAGATATTATGCACATACTCTGGGAACTTGGAGAAGGCAATGTGGCAGCAATAATTGATGAGCTGCCAGAGCCAAAACCAGCATATAACACTGTCTCTACAATCGTTCGGATTCTAGAAAGCAAAGAATTTGTGGATTATAGAAAAGAAGGTCGCGGTCATATTTATTTTCCAAAGGTGAAAAAGAACGAGTACAGTAACCAATCGATTAATAAGTTGGTTGATGGCTACTTTCAAGGCTCTTTTAAAAGTATGGTTTCGTTTTTTATGAAGAAAAACGACATCAGTATCAACGAACTGGAAACGATAATGAAAGAGATTAATAAAGAAGAAAAGTCATGATACATTACATACTACAAACCATCGCTTTTCAACTACTGTTTTTAGTAGTGTACGACCTATTTCTGAAAAAAGAAACATTCTTCACTTGGAATAGAATCTATCTAATAGCAACCCCAGTAGTAAGTTTTTTACTTCCTTTATTTAAAATTGAAGCGTTCAGGAATGCAATTCCAGAACAATATTTAATACAACTTCCGGCTGTGATTATAGGTGGAGAATCCGCTCAAAAAGCAATACAGTTAGATGCTGTGACCATTTCAGAAACAACCGCCTCTTTTTTAACTATTTCCGAAATAGTACAAGCGATTTGGGTACTCGGAATGTTAGTGGCTTTAACTCTTTTCAGTTTAAAAGTGATCAAGTTTTATAAGTTGAAACAATCGGGTATTAAAAACGAATTTGAGAACTTGAAAATCATCCAACTACCAAACAGCAAAGCGGCTTTTTCTTTTTTCAACACCATTTTTTTGGGAAGTGACCTTTCAGAAGAGCAAACCGAAAACATTTTACTGCACGAGAAAGTACACGCTAAACAAAAACACACAGCAGATTTGTTATTTTTTGAAGCCTTACGCATCATTTGGTGGTTTAACCCATTGGTGTATGTATTTCAGAAAAAGATAACCGAACTGCAAGAATTTATAGCCGATAGTAGTGTGGCTAAACAGCAAACCAGAAAAACATATTATCAAAACTTATTATCGCAGGTGTTTCAAACATCGGATATTTCATTTACAAATACATTTTTCAATCAATCATTAATCAAAAAACGAATCGTTATGTTACAAAAATCAAAATCAAAGAAAATTTTTCAACTAAAGTATTTATTACTTATTCCCGTAGTTTGCGCCATGTTGTTTTATACATCGTGTACCAATGAAGCGGACGAAGTAAAAGAGGAAGCAAATTTAGTTTCAAACACTGGCGATAGTGAGGTGATGACCAAAATCAATGAACTTTCCGAAGCTATTATGAAAAAAGGAAACTTGACTCCTGAAGAAGAAAAAGCGTTGCAGTTTTTGGCCACAAAAGCAGAACTTGGAGATAAGGTATATACTTCTGTTCAAGAATATCTTGACAAAACTGAGGACGATACAGATGTTCCGTTTTCGGCAATCGATAAAGTACCTACTTTCCCAGGTTGCGAAGGAATGAGTAATGAAGATGCTAAAAAATGCATGTCTAATAACATAATGCAATTAGTGGTAGACAATTTTAATAGCAAAGTAGGCGATAATGCCAATTTAAATGGAAAGCAGCGTATTTTTGTTCAGTTTAAAATAGACAAACAAGGAAATGTTGCAGATGCCAAAGCGAGAGGGCCACATCCCGATTTAGAGGAAGAAGCACTTCGTGTGGTAAATAAAATCCCGCAAATGCTACCAGGTGAGCACAGAGGAAAAAAGGTAGGTGTGCTATATTCATTGCCAATTATTTTTGAAATTAATTAAAGTAGGCCTACAGATAAAAATTCAAACCCGAAACAGATCTGTTTCGGGTTTTTTATTGAAGAACTTCATTTTTCAAAGGATTAAGTTTCAGTAAATTTGTACTTTTCAAGCTGTATTAATTCTGTAAATGAAATACGTTTTACTTTTTATAATTATGCCATTGGCAACTTCTTGCCAGTTTTTTGAAACCGAGAAAATTTCTTCGGAAACTTTTTATGATGAAGAAATTAAAACGATAGACTGGAAAGATGTAGATCAATACCCTGTTTTTAAGTCGTGCGAGGCTTTTTCAGAAAAAGAGGCGCAAAAAAACTGTTTTGAAAATACGTTGGCAACGTCTCTTTTTGAGGCTGTTACCAGTAATAAGGATATGTCTATAAAAGACTTGAGCGATACGGTGTATGTGAAGTTTTCAGTTTCAGAAAAAGGGCAACTTTCCGTAA comes from the Marixanthomonas ophiurae genome and includes:
- a CDS encoding nitroreductase family protein; the encoded protein is MISEIIKSRRSVFPIQYNNQPISKEEIQTILQSANWAPTHRKTEPWRFKIFHSETARKQLAEFLGKTYKEIVESPSEFKQKKIEEKPMQSACVIAICMQRDPKESVPEWEEVAATAMAVQNMWLTAHDLKIGAYWSSPALKDHIHKLVDFNEGERCLGFFFMGKYDENLPEGVRKTSVEEKTTWF
- a CDS encoding BlaI/MecI/CopY family transcriptional regulator → MKQLTKAEEDIMHILWELGEGNVAAIIDELPEPKPAYNTVSTIVRILESKEFVDYRKEGRGHIYFPKVKKNEYSNQSINKLVDGYFQGSFKSMVSFFMKKNDISINELETIMKEINKEEKS
- a CDS encoding thioredoxin family protein, yielding MSKFGELIETKLPVLLAFFADWDEACKEMHPTLRDAAAALGDKAKVVKIDVEKNQELAEALRIKGLPTLMIYKNGEMKWRQSGEQDANTLIGLVKEYI
- a CDS encoding DUF456 domain-containing protein gives rise to the protein MDVILLVLGLVCMLIGILGSVLPVLPGVPISWLGLILLYLAPSLEFDWIFITITGIVAIGLYVLDYVIPAMGTKKFGGSKAGAWGTTIGLIVGIIAPIPFGILIGPFAGAFIGEVVFNQTRGNHALKAAFGSFIGFLASTFIKFMATLVYLGLFVYKVWTNLDSFF
- a CDS encoding M56 family metallopeptidase, with protein sequence MIHYILQTIAFQLLFLVVYDLFLKKETFFTWNRIYLIATPVVSFLLPLFKIEAFRNAIPEQYLIQLPAVIIGGESAQKAIQLDAVTISETTASFLTISEIVQAIWVLGMLVALTLFSLKVIKFYKLKQSGIKNEFENLKIIQLPNSKAAFSFFNTIFLGSDLSEEQTENILLHEKVHAKQKHTADLLFFEALRIIWWFNPLVYVFQKKITELQEFIADSSVAKQQTRKTYYQNLLSQVFQTSDISFTNTFFNQSLIKKRIVMLQKSKSKKIFQLKYLLLIPVVCAMLFYTSCTNEADEVKEEANLVSNTGDSEVMTKINELSEAIMKKGNLTPEEEKALQFLATKAELGDKVYTSVQEYLDKTEDDTDVPFSAIDKVPTFPGCEGMSNEDAKKCMSNNIMQLVVDNFNSKVGDNANLNGKQRIFVQFKIDKQGNVADAKARGPHPDLEEEALRVVNKIPQMLPGEHRGKKVGVLYSLPIIFEIN
- a CDS encoding metallophosphoesterase — translated: MTLRWVIFISIYILVDLYAFQAIKTLTRNYWVYGLWVLISLLILGALIYQLGILDSGRMIGLDKMYVFGFFLVVFVPKLILIILMFGEDIIRLFVGLFTKIGGGSEAFHLPSRRKFVSTLALGIAAIPFASLLYGMYKGKYNYKVLKYALEFDDLPDAFHGYTITQLSDIHSGSFNDEDKVAYAVNLANEQESDVILFTGDLVNNVADEMNRWKKTFSTLKAKDGVFSILGNHDYGDYVSWETEVAKKENLAQLKALQKEIGWDLLLNENRTLTRNGEQIKLIGVENWGEGGFKKAGDLNKASEGVAKEDFKILMSHDPSHWKAQVKEDDRNYQLTLSGHTHGMQFGIDIPGWIKWSPVKYRYENWAGIYEEFGRYINVNRGFGFLGYPGRVGMWPEITVIQLKKRGKEA